One Coffea arabica cultivar ET-39 chromosome 5e, Coffea Arabica ET-39 HiFi, whole genome shotgun sequence DNA segment encodes these proteins:
- the LOC113743396 gene encoding L-idonate 5-dehydrogenase isoform X2 yields the protein MSRENKTEEDGKENMAAWLVGIKTLRIQPYTLLPLGPHDAKIRIKAVGICGSDVHHFKHMRCANFVVKKPMVIGHECAGVVEEVGSQVKSLTVGDRVALEPGISCGRCNSCRVGCYNLCSEMKFFGSPPTNGSLATMVLHPANLCFKLPNNVSLEEGAMCEPLSVGVHACRRANIGPETKVLIVGAGPIGLVSMLAARAFGAPKIVMVDIDDCRLSFAKKLGADGTILVSTKIEDVQDEVIQIENAIGTRVDVSFDCVGMDKTKTMTTALSATRAGGKVCLVGLAQSQMNIPLTPAAARHIQVQEYVATLHRLLKDWQDRCEASHNSQI from the exons ATGTCTCGTGAAAACAAGACCGAAGaagatggaaaagaaaacatgGCAGCTTGGCTTGTCGGGATAAAAACGCTTCGAATTCAACCTTACACTCTCCTGCCACTTG GCCCTCACGACGCCAAAATTCGCATCAAAGCGGTTGGGATTTGTGGAAGTGATGTCCATCACTTCAAG CACATGAGGTGTGCAAATTTTGTGGTAAAAAAGCCTATGGTAATCGGGCATGAATGCGCTGGTGTTGTAGAAGAAGTAGGCAGCCAAGTGAAGTCTCTCACTGTGGGCGATCGTGTTGCTTTGGAGCCAGGCATTAGTTGCGGGAGATGCAATTCTTGCAGGGTTGGCTGCTATAATCTCTGCTCAGAAATGAAATTCTTTGGCTCTCCTCCAACTAATGGTTCTCTAGCCACTATG GTCCTCCATCCTGCGAACTTGTGTTTCAAATTACCCAATAATGTAAGCTTAGAAGAAGGGGCGATGTGTGAACCTTTGAGCGTAGGAGTCCATGCTTGTCGGCGTGCTAATATTGGTCCAGAGACTAAAGTATTGATCGTGGGAGCAGGTCCAATAGGTCTGGTTAGTATGCTGGCAGCTCGAGCTTTTGGAGCCCCCAAAATAGTCATGGTTGACATAGATGATTGCCGCTTATCATTTGCCAAAAAGCTTGGTGCAGATGGAACAATCCTAGTTTCCAcgaagattgag GATGTGCAGGATGAAGTTATTCAGATTGAAAATGCAATCGGTACCCGTGTTGATGTAAGCTTTGATTGTGTTGGCATGGATAAGACCAAGACCATGACAACTGCCCTGAGTGCTACTCGTGCCGGCGGGAAAGTATGCCTCGTGGGGCTTGCCCAGAGCCAAATGAATATCCCTCTTACTCCAGCTGCCGCAAG
- the LOC140006985 gene encoding zinc finger BED domain-containing protein RICESLEEPER 2-like has protein sequence MAGSMSAKFDKYWGKSNVLLSLGAILDLRYKMFLINHAFPVIYGEDAAPRFMAEIRDILYELYNEYIDCHIVSHSEQQQRQVVKRRQNKDSSSSSKKASKIAGPAILTGKEKFHMHVSEINRAPPEKSDLVVYLEESRYACDANANLDVLARWKGERLRFPILSRMVVDILSVPITTVPSESSFSTGGRVIDDQRASMSVETVQMLLCGNDWIRSLHGLKNKSRISN, from the coding sequence ATGGCTGGAAGTATGTCTGCTAAATTTGATAAGTATTGGGGGAAAAGTAATGTGCTGCTATCTTTGGGTGCAATTTTGGATCTGAGATACAAAATGTTTCTTATTAATCATGCTTTTCCGGTGATTTATGGTGAGGATGCAGCTCCTAGATTCATGGCTGAGATTAGAGACATTCTTTATGAGCTTTACAATGAATATATTGATTGTCATATTGTTTCCCATTCTGAACAACAACAGAGGCAGGTTGTAAAAAGGAGACAAAATAAAGATTCTAGTTCATCTAGTAAGAAAGCTAGTAAAATAGCTGGACCAGCCATTTTAACTGGTAAAGAAAAGTTTCACATGCATGTGAGTGAAATTAACAGGGCTCCACCagaaaaatcagatttggttgtTTATTTAGAGGAAAGTAGGTATGCTTGTGATGCAAATGCGAATCTGGATGTTTTGGCTAGGTGGAAAGGGGAAAGATTGAGATTTCCTATCTTGTCGAGGATGGTTGTCGATATACTCTCCGTTCCTATTACAACTGTGCCTTCAGAATCTTCCTTCAGTACCGGAGGTAGAGTAATTGATGATCAACGAGCTTCTATGTCAGTTGAGACGGTGCAAATGTTGCTTTGCGGCAACGATTGGATCCGCAGTCTTCATGGCCTAAAGAATAAGTCTCGCATAAGTAATTGA
- the LOC140006986 gene encoding zinc finger BED domain-containing protein RICESLEEPER 2-like, whose amino-acid sequence MVVTGHFVDSDWVLQKRVLNFCNVPPPHTGVIIADALSKCFIDRGIENKVSSVTVDNASYNDMCIRRLREDFSLRKRLNIGENFFHVRCCAHILNLLVQDGLGQLGGVIDVVREWIKYLNNSESRLLEFAKIKKQLQLPSRKLILDCPTRWNSTYLMLASGLEFKDVFPRYADIDPRFHYVPTNFEWMKVEED is encoded by the exons atGGTTGTGACTGGTCATTTTGTTGATTCTGATTGGGTGCTACAAAAGCGTGTgttgaatttttgcaatgttCCTCCTCCTCATACTGGAGTTATTATAGCTGATGCTCTAAGTAAGTGCTTTATTGATAGGGGGATTGAGAATAAGGTTTCAAGCGTAACTGTTGATAATGCTTCATACAATGATATGTGCATTAGGAGACTTAGAGAGGATTTTTCTCTAAGAAAGAGATTAAATAttggagaaaatttttttcatgTTAGATGTTGTGCACATATACTTAATCTCTTAGTGCAAGATGGTCTTGGTCAACTTGGTGGTGTGATTGATGTTGTTAGAGAATGGATAAAGTACTTAAACAATTCTGAATCTAGGCTTCTTGAatttgctaaaattaaaaaacagcTTCAGTTGCCCTCTAGAAAGCTAATTTTGGACTGTCCAACAAGGTGGAATAGCACGTATTTGATGTTAGCTTCGGGCTTAGAGTTCAAGGATGTCTTCCCAAGATATGCAGACATTGACCCCAGATTTCACTATGTTCCTACTAATTTTGAGTGGATGAAAGTGGAAGAA GATTAA